A single region of the Gracilibacillus caseinilyticus genome encodes:
- a CDS encoding extracellular solute-binding protein gives MQRNRTWMGLMVLLAILMLSVFTACSSDEQAGEADNQSEGEKSGESGDETATVTVFKSHMGKGTIPGSDDPHVQYVKEETGVEYELLTTPPGSEPAEYINLMIASEDFPDILRPIGGVEQTLINQGGALALDELLPKYAPNVWERIPEEAWDIVRSASPDGKIYYIPKVYLIPERAALLRKDWLDAVGMEMPETLEEYKEMLIAFRDQDPNGNGKQDELPTSGREFGRWMDHLFAMFGIAMWEGYPEWDIYDGEINYAGTSENMKAAIAFIRELYAEKLLDNETFLNKGDVWTAKINNNVVGSWYHLPANLRERYAAMKQGAEDAYVVGMPLPEVEGFDGYITQKSMGEPEWMIPKASEENAANALKLLDFFYNPEYEEFIQYGIEGVQHEVVDGKKVLLPSSDDKPVVLGMRNLTTEESMDVRIENSFPEEEQQMVKDIFKVSSKDARRIAGDGLPSTVYQGYPDIQSHKLFQEYLTKIVIGEWPIERFDEFVEKWNQSGGEEVTNRVQEWYDKVK, from the coding sequence ATGCAACGAAATCGTACATGGATGGGGTTAATGGTTTTACTGGCAATCTTGATGTTATCAGTATTCACTGCTTGTTCAAGTGATGAACAGGCAGGGGAAGCAGATAATCAGTCAGAAGGAGAGAAATCAGGGGAGTCTGGTGACGAAACAGCAACCGTTACGGTATTCAAAAGTCATATGGGGAAAGGAACGATTCCTGGAAGTGATGATCCTCATGTGCAATATGTAAAAGAAGAAACAGGAGTTGAATATGAGTTATTAACGACACCTCCTGGATCTGAGCCTGCCGAATATATTAATCTAATGATTGCTTCTGAAGATTTCCCTGATATTTTACGTCCGATTGGCGGTGTCGAACAAACATTAATTAATCAGGGTGGAGCGCTTGCTCTTGATGAGTTATTACCAAAATATGCGCCGAATGTGTGGGAGCGAATTCCAGAAGAGGCTTGGGATATTGTAAGATCAGCATCTCCCGATGGAAAAATCTATTATATACCAAAAGTCTATTTAATTCCAGAGCGTGCAGCATTATTGCGTAAGGACTGGCTGGATGCAGTAGGAATGGAAATGCCAGAAACTTTAGAAGAGTATAAAGAAATGCTGATTGCCTTCCGTGATCAGGACCCGAACGGTAATGGCAAGCAAGACGAACTCCCTACCAGTGGCCGGGAATTCGGTCGATGGATGGATCATTTATTTGCGATGTTCGGTATAGCAATGTGGGAAGGCTACCCGGAATGGGATATTTATGATGGAGAAATTAATTATGCAGGTACATCTGAAAATATGAAAGCAGCGATTGCGTTTATCCGTGAATTATATGCAGAGAAATTATTGGATAATGAGACCTTTTTGAATAAAGGTGACGTCTGGACCGCGAAGATAAACAATAACGTAGTGGGAAGCTGGTATCACTTACCTGCCAACTTGAGAGAAAGATATGCTGCAATGAAGCAAGGTGCAGAAGATGCATATGTGGTTGGTATGCCTTTACCTGAAGTTGAAGGATTTGACGGATATATTACACAAAAAAGCATGGGTGAACCAGAATGGATGATTCCGAAAGCATCAGAGGAGAATGCAGCAAATGCGTTAAAACTGCTCGACTTTTTCTACAATCCGGAATATGAAGAATTCATTCAGTACGGTATCGAAGGTGTGCAGCATGAAGTGGTAGATGGTAAAAAAGTTTTATTGCCATCCTCTGATGATAAACCAGTCGTGTTAGGGATGAGAAATTTAACAACCGAAGAATCAATGGATGTTCGTATCGAGAACTCCTTCCCGGAAGAAGAACAACAAATGGTGAAAGATATTTTTAAAGTAAGTTCAAAAGATGCCAGAAGAATTGCTGGTGATGGTTTGCCAAGTACAGTTTATCAAGGCTATCCAGATATCCAGTCTCATAAACTGTTCCAGGAATACCTAACGAAGATTGTGATTGGCGAATGGCCAATTGAAAGATTCGATGAGTTCGTGGAAAAGTGGAACCAGTCAGGTGGGGAAGAAGTAACGAATCGTGTCCAAGAATGGTATGATAAAGTGAAATAA
- a CDS encoding extracellular solute-binding protein → MQRKRTWMGFLAILILSVLTACSNDEQAGDTDNPSDGNNAGEESATVTVFKSHMGKGTIPDSDDPHVQYVKEKIGVEYELITTPPGSEPAEYINLMIASEDFPDILRPIGGVEQTIINQGGALALDDLLPKYAPHVWERIPDEAWDIVRTASSDGKIYYVPQVYLVPSRAALLRQDWLDKIGMEMPQTLDEYKEMLIAFRDQDPNGNGKQDELPTTGREFGRWMDHLFSMFGVAMWEGYPEWDIYNGDINYAGTSENMKAAIAFIRELYEEDLLDNETFLNKGDVWQAKVNNNLVGSWYHLPANLRDKLAAMREEAPDAYVSGMPLPEVEGFDGFITQKSMGLPEWLIPTASEDNAANALKLLDFFYDPENADFIQYGIEGAQHEVVDGEKVLLPATDETPLPLGMLNFQTEESMDIRIDNSFPEEDQQMIKDIFDVATADARRIAGDGLPSTVYQGYPDIQSHKLFQEYLTKIVIGEWPLDKFDEFVEKWKQSGGEEVTKRVQEWYDKVEQ, encoded by the coding sequence ATGCAAAGAAAAAGAACGTGGATGGGATTTTTGGCAATTTTGATACTATCCGTATTGACAGCTTGTTCCAATGATGAACAGGCAGGAGATACAGATAATCCATCAGATGGAAATAATGCTGGAGAGGAATCAGCAACTGTAACAGTTTTCAAGAGTCATATGGGAAAAGGAACGATCCCGGACAGTGATGATCCACATGTGCAATATGTCAAAGAAAAAATAGGCGTGGAATACGAGTTAATAACGACACCGCCAGGTTCTGAACCAGCTGAATATATTAACCTCATGATTGCATCGGAAGATTTTCCTGATATATTACGGCCAATTGGGGGTGTTGAGCAAACCATTATCAATCAAGGTGGTGCTTTGGCATTAGATGATTTATTACCTAAGTATGCTCCACATGTATGGGAAAGAATTCCTGATGAAGCATGGGATATTGTTCGCACTGCCTCTTCTGATGGCAAAATATATTATGTGCCACAAGTGTATTTAGTTCCTTCACGTGCGGCGTTGTTACGTCAAGATTGGCTTGATAAAATAGGAATGGAGATGCCGCAGACGTTGGATGAGTATAAAGAAATGCTTATAGCCTTTCGAGATCAAGATCCGAATGGAAACGGCAAACAAGATGAACTTCCTACCACAGGAAGAGAGTTTGGAAGATGGATGGACCATTTATTTTCCATGTTTGGTGTAGCGATGTGGGAAGGATATCCGGAATGGGATATTTATAATGGTGATATTAATTATGCTGGTACATCTGAAAATATGAAAGCAGCTATTGCATTTATCCGTGAATTATACGAAGAAGATTTATTAGATAACGAAACATTCCTTAATAAAGGGGACGTATGGCAAGCGAAAGTTAATAATAATTTAGTAGGCAGCTGGTATCATCTGCCGGCCAATCTCCGTGATAAGCTCGCTGCAATGAGAGAGGAAGCCCCGGACGCTTATGTGAGCGGAATGCCGTTACCTGAGGTGGAGGGCTTTGATGGATTTATCACGCAGAAGAGCATGGGACTTCCTGAATGGTTAATTCCTACAGCATCTGAAGATAATGCTGCAAATGCTTTAAAACTGCTTGATTTCTTCTATGATCCTGAAAATGCTGATTTTATCCAATATGGAATAGAAGGTGCACAACATGAAGTCGTGGACGGTGAAAAAGTATTACTTCCAGCAACAGATGAAACACCATTACCATTAGGGATGTTAAATTTTCAAACTGAAGAATCGATGGATATCCGTATCGATAATTCCTTTCCGGAAGAAGACCAGCAAATGATTAAGGATATATTTGACGTTGCTACAGCCGATGCCAGAAGAATTGCAGGCGATGGTCTGCCAAGTACAGTTTATCAAGGGTATCCGGATATCCAGTCCCATAAACTGTTCCAGGAATATTTAACAAAGATAGTGATCGGAGAGTGGCCACTTGATAAATTCGATGAGTTCGTAGAGAAGTGGAAGCAATCAGGTGGAGAAGAAGTTACGAAACGTGTGCAAGAATGGTATGATAAAGTGGAACAATAG
- a CDS encoding ABC transporter permease, whose amino-acid sequence MADQAIIEKSSKWDRVKQNRLIKNIRRHWMLYLMILPGIIFYIVFKYIPLMGSVIAFQNYQIFNGILGSPWVGLENFKMLLHYQDFHEVLRNTALIALYQLVFQFPAPIILALLFNEVRVLIVKKTVQSLFYLPHFLSWVVVGGIVFELLANQGIVNAFREMLGFEPILFMQEEAYFRSIVIISGIWKEIGWGTIIYLAAITAINPSLYEAAVIDGANRFKQTIYITLPLMLPTIAVLFLLNIGNFLELGFDQIFNLLTPMTYSVGDIIETYVYRAGVLQGQYSLTTAIGLFQSVIGFALLWIFNRLARKSEQGLW is encoded by the coding sequence ATGGCTGATCAAGCGATTATCGAAAAAAGCAGTAAATGGGATCGAGTCAAACAGAACAGACTGATCAAAAATATTCGCAGGCATTGGATGCTTTATTTAATGATCTTACCCGGAATTATTTTTTATATTGTTTTTAAGTATATTCCGCTTATGGGTAGTGTCATCGCGTTTCAGAATTACCAGATTTTTAACGGTATTTTAGGAAGTCCGTGGGTCGGTTTGGAAAACTTCAAGATGCTTCTGCATTATCAGGATTTTCATGAAGTATTACGAAACACTGCTTTAATAGCACTTTATCAGTTAGTTTTTCAATTCCCAGCACCAATAATTTTAGCATTATTATTTAACGAAGTGAGAGTACTGATTGTCAAGAAAACAGTACAAAGTTTATTTTATTTACCGCATTTTCTTTCCTGGGTGGTCGTTGGCGGTATTGTATTCGAGCTGTTGGCCAATCAAGGGATTGTAAATGCATTTCGAGAAATGTTAGGTTTTGAACCGATTTTGTTTATGCAGGAAGAAGCTTACTTTAGATCCATTGTCATTATTTCTGGTATATGGAAGGAAATCGGATGGGGTACCATCATTTATTTAGCAGCGATAACGGCAATCAATCCTAGTCTTTATGAAGCGGCTGTTATAGATGGAGCCAATCGTTTTAAGCAAACCATCTATATTACACTCCCTTTAATGTTACCTACCATCGCAGTATTATTTCTTTTGAATATTGGTAACTTCCTTGAATTAGGATTCGATCAAATATTCAACTTGTTGACACCAATGACGTATTCCGTAGGTGATATTATTGAAACATATGTGTACCGGGCTGGGGTTCTACAAGGGCAGTACAGTTTGACAACGGCAATTGGGTTATTCCAATCTGTCATTGGATTTGCATTATTGTGGATTTTTAACCGTCTTGCGAGAAAATCAGAACAGGGGCTGTGGTAA
- a CDS encoding AraC family transcriptional regulator — MSKLLPIRFQQILRKNLSDTQTRLLLILMVPVLFIILTVGFSSYYTSKEILQQEINEPQSQILQMNMHYIDEYLEESDKIAVKLALDNNIFRFITNPTTFSYPNIKEIYDKLTTITQNASYVQSIYIYNTNKDSFVAIPQGYSSSSATFNDAGWTDVIKELQDQSMVVKYRDLPDGARYKGSNITLFRKISVKGEVGGVVAINLNESELFAKLKSSTDPNSNSMQYILDPNNTILYKTSNHNFDAETINFINREVSQGNLTNISYNDKILLANQTESKFTGWKYVSVVSQESILAKSKTIRDVVFVVSLLALIIGAIAIFFIHSIELKPIRRLKKLFEVESDQPYQRDLLHLEHIIDDLVTDHAQLESLIRKMKQEAKSKFIYDIYIGKVMAASELKEKWQTYFSDWKKDSLQLLMVSIDHYPAWKENVTSSYRSVVKAGMVNILTEVLESHYAVEAVDIGKEKLIIVLQHKEGKIHLENHLKIALTNIESILGYSVSVGMHDGKVPVQEIKTALNVAEQALQYRLFDGYSTLNHVFETETEEDKAHIAEMGRLIKAISMEEPVQSIENVTRFFEILAKRTISPDLSFYFIEQIRKEIFTRNKAMASSDFVTLEDIRTMHVEDIAKVFKGRISEKIENIQKLHHSKRYIKCRKMVQYMSMHLSEPIGIPEIAESVGISVSLASQWFKEEMNDTIYGYFTRLKMERAQELLTRTNMKIADIALEVGYQHENSFIRKFREYKEMTPGKYRRLNAMVDDNEL, encoded by the coding sequence ATGTCTAAGCTATTACCAATCCGATTTCAGCAAATACTTAGAAAAAATTTATCCGATACCCAGACAAGGCTGCTTCTAATACTTATGGTACCAGTATTGTTTATTATACTTACCGTCGGCTTTTCTTCTTATTATACGTCAAAAGAAATTCTGCAACAGGAAATAAACGAACCGCAATCACAAATACTACAAATGAATATGCATTACATTGATGAATATTTAGAGGAATCAGATAAAATTGCAGTAAAATTAGCACTGGATAACAATATTTTTCGATTTATTACGAATCCGACTACATTTTCCTATCCGAATATTAAAGAAATATACGATAAATTGACAACGATTACACAGAATGCTTCCTATGTGCAGAGCATTTATATTTATAATACAAATAAAGACAGTTTTGTTGCGATTCCACAAGGATACAGTTCGAGCAGCGCGACGTTTAATGATGCAGGATGGACAGACGTGATAAAAGAGTTACAAGATCAGTCAATGGTTGTAAAATATCGTGATTTACCAGATGGTGCCCGCTATAAAGGCTCGAACATTACATTATTTCGAAAAATTAGCGTTAAAGGGGAAGTCGGAGGTGTGGTCGCGATTAATCTGAATGAGTCCGAATTATTTGCAAAACTGAAATCATCAACGGACCCCAACTCGAACAGTATGCAGTATATCTTAGATCCTAACAATACCATACTCTATAAAACTAGCAATCATAATTTCGATGCAGAAACCATCAATTTTATTAATCGTGAAGTCAGTCAGGGTAATCTAACCAATATTAGTTATAATGACAAAATTTTGTTGGCGAATCAAACAGAATCTAAATTTACCGGATGGAAGTATGTATCTGTTGTATCTCAGGAAAGTATATTAGCGAAGTCGAAAACCATTCGTGATGTGGTATTTGTTGTATCACTCCTTGCATTGATTATTGGTGCTATTGCCATTTTTTTTATTCATTCGATCGAATTAAAACCAATTCGAAGGTTGAAAAAATTGTTTGAAGTGGAATCAGATCAGCCTTATCAGAGGGATTTGCTGCATCTTGAGCATATTATAGATGATTTAGTAACGGATCATGCCCAATTAGAAAGTCTGATTCGAAAAATGAAGCAAGAAGCGAAATCAAAGTTTATCTACGACATTTATATTGGGAAAGTAATGGCGGCATCGGAGCTGAAAGAAAAATGGCAGACTTACTTCTCTGATTGGAAGAAAGACAGTCTTCAGCTGCTTATGGTATCGATTGATCATTATCCAGCCTGGAAGGAGAATGTCACAAGCAGTTATCGATCTGTCGTTAAAGCGGGAATGGTAAATATATTGACGGAAGTATTAGAGTCCCATTATGCAGTGGAAGCAGTAGACATAGGCAAAGAAAAGCTCATCATTGTATTGCAGCATAAAGAGGGGAAAATTCATTTAGAAAACCATTTGAAGATAGCGCTTACTAATATTGAAAGTATATTGGGGTATTCGGTATCAGTCGGTATGCATGACGGAAAAGTACCTGTGCAAGAGATCAAAACAGCATTGAACGTAGCAGAACAAGCATTGCAATACCGTTTATTTGATGGATATAGCACCCTTAACCATGTATTTGAAACGGAAACAGAAGAAGACAAAGCACATATTGCAGAAATGGGTCGACTGATCAAAGCTATCTCGATGGAAGAGCCGGTGCAATCGATTGAAAATGTTACACGTTTCTTTGAAATTTTAGCAAAACGAACGATTAGTCCTGATCTTTCCTTTTATTTTATTGAACAAATACGAAAAGAAATATTTACTCGCAATAAAGCAATGGCATCATCTGATTTCGTGACATTAGAGGATATTCGAACGATGCACGTGGAGGATATTGCAAAAGTATTTAAAGGCAGAATCTCAGAAAAAATCGAAAATATTCAAAAACTCCACCATTCCAAAAGGTATATTAAGTGCCGTAAGATGGTTCAATATATGTCGATGCACCTCAGTGAACCGATAGGAATCCCGGAAATTGCAGAGTCGGTCGGGATAAGTGTCAGTCTTGCCAGCCAGTGGTTCAAGGAAGAGATGAATGATACGATTTATGGTTATTTTACAAGATTGAAAATGGAACGAGCGCAGGAATTATTGACGAGAACTAATATGAAAATAGCTGATATTGCCTTAGAGGTTGGTTACCAGCATGAGAATAGCTTTATCCGCAAGTTCCGTGAGTATAAAGAAATGACGCCAGGAAAATACCGAAGATTAAATGCGATGGTAGACGATAATGAGCTATAG
- a CDS encoding glycoside hydrolase family 65, with the protein MNRKRIVQKHNPKIRGVEWLSPLSIGNGELGFSVDFTGLQSFPGLYDTPLGTQSNWGWHSTGGKQRFTGSDVEYQQFDHYGHKVPYPMKPGENEEAYHWHRQNPHRIQLVQLGFDFLDEHGQPIDAKDIRDINQELDLWSGILTSSYAIDGHKVEVKTVCDSYTDTIAVQIASPLLLKGRIRVSLAFPSPDVVDNNWSKATKLTWTNPERHQTEELLHSDERLVLQRVMDEDGYFTHWQKNGGHCERISAHHYQLTPSQEQAEYDFAVTFHAEKNVELLKFAEIAERAASHWADFWESGAFVSFEGSTDQRAMELERRVILSQYLTAIHSSGSIPPQETGLMYNSWFGKAHLEMHWWHAAHFPLWGRSDRLDKSLTWYREILPIAEDIASQQGYLGARWPKMVGIDGKQSPSPVAPGLIWQQPHPIMLAELLYRSDRDPAILAKYKEIVFQTAAFMADFAVWDADQESYVLGPPLIPAQECHRMEDSINPPYEVEYWKYGLETALEWSKRLDIAVEEKWVEVANHLQKPRALDGIYLAHQDCEDTFTEKNHDHPSMVAAYGILPGTMINKEWMRNTLMKVKKEWQWETAWGWDFPMCAMTAARLGERELAVDFLLLDAIKNTHLTNGHNYQRKGLTAYLPGNGGLLIAIAMMVAGWDGTDNQDYPGFPENGQWKVEAEGFQSYI; encoded by the coding sequence TTGAATAGAAAACGTATTGTACAGAAGCATAATCCGAAAATTAGAGGTGTTGAGTGGTTATCTCCATTATCAATAGGAAATGGCGAATTAGGTTTTAGTGTCGATTTTACTGGGTTGCAATCATTTCCCGGGCTATATGATACGCCATTAGGAACACAATCTAACTGGGGATGGCATTCTACCGGGGGAAAGCAACGATTTACAGGATCGGACGTGGAGTATCAGCAATTTGATCATTACGGCCATAAGGTACCATACCCGATGAAGCCAGGGGAAAATGAAGAAGCCTATCATTGGCATCGGCAAAATCCTCACCGTATCCAATTAGTACAGTTGGGTTTTGATTTTTTGGATGAGCATGGTCAGCCTATTGATGCAAAGGATATCCGAGACATTAACCAGGAACTGGACTTGTGGTCTGGCATCCTTACGAGTTCTTATGCTATTGATGGTCACAAAGTGGAGGTGAAGACCGTTTGTGATTCGTATACAGATACGATTGCCGTGCAGATTGCCTCACCTTTGCTGCTAAAAGGAAGAATTAGAGTGAGTCTAGCGTTCCCTTCTCCTGATGTGGTGGATAATAATTGGTCAAAAGCAACAAAGCTGACGTGGACCAACCCTGAGCGTCACCAAACAGAAGAACTGCTTCATTCAGATGAACGGTTAGTGTTGCAACGAGTAATGGATGAAGATGGCTATTTTACACATTGGCAGAAGAATGGGGGACATTGTGAGCGGATTTCGGCACATCATTATCAGTTAACACCTTCACAAGAGCAAGCTGAATATGATTTTGCTGTTACCTTTCATGCTGAAAAAAATGTCGAGTTATTAAAGTTTGCTGAGATTGCTGAACGTGCGGCTAGCCACTGGGCAGATTTCTGGGAGTCAGGTGCATTTGTTTCGTTTGAAGGAAGCACGGATCAGCGTGCGATGGAATTAGAACGGAGGGTAATCCTTTCACAATATTTGACTGCCATTCATAGCAGTGGCTCGATTCCACCTCAGGAAACGGGCTTAATGTATAATAGCTGGTTTGGGAAAGCGCATTTAGAAATGCATTGGTGGCATGCCGCGCATTTTCCGCTATGGGGTAGGTCAGATCGGTTAGACAAAAGTCTGACCTGGTATCGTGAAATTCTGCCAATTGCTGAAGACATCGCTTCGCAGCAAGGTTATTTGGGGGCGAGGTGGCCCAAAATGGTAGGCATTGATGGAAAGCAAAGTCCTTCACCGGTAGCACCAGGACTGATTTGGCAACAACCGCATCCAATTATGCTGGCAGAACTGCTGTATCGTTCGGATCGTGATCCGGCTATCCTCGCAAAATACAAGGAGATTGTTTTTCAAACAGCAGCTTTTATGGCAGATTTTGCTGTATGGGATGCAGATCAGGAAAGCTATGTACTTGGTCCGCCGTTAATCCCTGCTCAGGAATGCCATCGAATGGAGGATTCGATCAATCCACCGTATGAGGTGGAATATTGGAAATACGGATTGGAAACAGCGCTAGAATGGTCAAAACGATTGGACATCGCTGTAGAGGAGAAATGGGTGGAGGTTGCGAATCATTTGCAAAAGCCACGAGCGCTTGATGGCATCTACTTAGCGCATCAGGATTGTGAGGATACGTTCACTGAAAAGAACCATGATCACCCTTCTATGGTTGCCGCTTATGGTATCCTGCCGGGAACGATGATTAACAAAGAGTGGATGCGCAATACTTTAATGAAAGTAAAAAAAGAATGGCAATGGGAAACGGCATGGGGATGGGATTTCCCGATGTGTGCCATGACTGCAGCAAGATTAGGTGAAAGAGAGCTTGCCGTAGACTTTTTATTATTAGATGCGATTAAAAATACCCATTTGACAAATGGGCATAATTATCAACGAAAAGGGTTAACTGCTTATTTACCGGGAAATGGTGGCTTGCTTATTGCTATCGCTATGATGGTGGCAGGCTGGGATGGTACTGATAACCAGGATTATCCAGGTTTTCCGGAGAACGGACAATGGAAAGTTGAAGCAGAAGGGTTTCAGTCATATATTTAA
- a CDS encoding carbohydrate ABC transporter permease gives MKQTIGERLFQVFNYLVLIVLASTMIAPLLHLLAVSFSSPIAADSKEVFLIPVNFTLATWEHILQNEVLWRAFGVTVFITVVGTILSMLFTIMTAFPLSRKEFLLRRPIMLIMVLTMIFNAPMIPFFLTVREVGLMDSIWSLIIPGLISTFNMVIVRTFFLGIPKDIDDAARIDGCNEFRLLFQIYLQLSKPVLATISLFYAVGYWNTFKSAVLFLRDPSLWPLQMRLRAFFTSEEQLAAVDLIMGDFDFNTTTLKAATIIFATIPIVMVYPYLQKYFVKGAVLGSIKE, from the coding sequence ATGAAACAAACAATAGGAGAACGATTATTTCAGGTGTTTAATTATCTGGTATTGATTGTGTTAGCATCTACCATGATTGCGCCTTTGCTTCACTTATTAGCCGTTTCCTTCAGTTCGCCAATAGCTGCTGATTCCAAAGAAGTATTTTTAATTCCAGTGAATTTTACACTTGCCACATGGGAACATATTTTGCAAAATGAAGTATTATGGCGTGCCTTTGGTGTCACCGTCTTTATTACGGTAGTCGGTACGATTCTCAGTATGTTATTTACGATTATGACAGCGTTTCCATTATCAAGGAAAGAGTTTTTATTACGCAGACCAATTATGTTAATTATGGTGCTGACAATGATCTTTAATGCACCGATGATTCCATTCTTTTTAACCGTAAGAGAAGTGGGGTTAATGGATTCGATATGGTCATTAATTATTCCTGGTTTAATCAGTACCTTTAACATGGTCATCGTTCGTACTTTCTTTCTGGGGATACCAAAAGATATTGATGATGCCGCACGGATTGATGGTTGTAATGAGTTTCGCTTGCTATTTCAAATTTATTTACAACTATCAAAACCAGTATTGGCTACGATCAGTTTGTTTTATGCGGTTGGTTACTGGAATACGTTCAAATCAGCGGTCTTGTTTTTGAGGGATCCGAGTTTATGGCCGTTACAAATGCGGCTGCGTGCGTTCTTTACGTCGGAGGAACAATTAGCAGCGGTTGATTTAATTATGGGAGACTTTGATTTTAATACGACGACATTAAAAGCGGCAACGATTATTTTTGCAACGATTCCGATCGTCATGGTTTATCCTTATTTGCAGAAATATTTTGTGAAAGGTGCAGTATTAGGTTCCATAAAAGAATAA
- a CDS encoding DHA2 family efflux MFS transporter permease subunit, with product MSNNHSIEKKPPYGMIAILFIGAFVSILNETLLNVALPSIMSEFEVNATSVQWLSTGYMLINGILIPASAFLIQRFSDKKLFITAMTLFTLGTFLASIAPAFGVLLAARMIQASGSAIMMPLLMNVMLNAFPVEKRGAAMGTFGIVMITAPAIGPTLSGWIVEHYSWRMLFDIVLPIAALSLIISIFKLKDITGKREIKLDVFSIVLSSIGFGGLLYGFSSAGDDGWGDPWVYGTIIVGAIGLVSFIVRQMKLDVPMLEFRIYKYPMFALSSAISIVIAMAMFSAMILMPIYIQTIRGISPMESGLLMLPGALVMGVMSPITGRLFDKYGAKVLAILGLTITTATTFFFSNISMDTAYSTLVILYTFRMFGMSMVMMPVMTNGLNQLPAANYPDGTAMNNTLQQVSGAIGSALLITIMNKRTESSATDIVQENIAAGNLDPSQVTGGAEQSIPQELINQAMLNGINFTFFISTFIAAVALVLAFFIKRVKSTPQQKEEQPAETKIEQVAVE from the coding sequence ATGTCAAACAATCATTCAATAGAGAAAAAACCACCATATGGCATGATTGCTATATTATTTATTGGTGCGTTTGTATCTATTTTAAATGAAACTTTATTAAATGTAGCTTTGCCTTCGATAATGTCTGAATTCGAAGTAAATGCTACGTCCGTACAATGGCTCTCTACAGGTTATATGCTTATCAACGGTATATTAATTCCTGCAAGTGCTTTTTTAATTCAACGATTCTCTGACAAGAAATTATTTATTACAGCGATGACCCTTTTTACGTTAGGTACATTTTTAGCAAGTATTGCTCCTGCGTTTGGTGTGTTATTAGCTGCCAGAATGATTCAAGCATCTGGTTCTGCTATTATGATGCCGTTACTAATGAACGTTATGCTTAATGCTTTCCCAGTTGAAAAACGTGGGGCGGCAATGGGTACTTTTGGTATTGTTATGATTACAGCTCCCGCTATTGGACCTACTTTATCAGGATGGATTGTGGAACATTACAGCTGGAGAATGCTATTCGATATTGTACTTCCGATAGCTGCTTTATCTTTAATTATTTCGATCTTTAAATTGAAAGATATTACAGGTAAGCGAGAAATTAAATTAGATGTATTTTCGATTGTTCTTTCAAGTATAGGTTTTGGTGGATTATTATACGGATTCAGTTCTGCTGGTGATGATGGCTGGGGGGATCCGTGGGTGTACGGTACCATTATTGTTGGTGCCATTGGTCTTGTTTCTTTCATTGTCCGTCAAATGAAATTGGATGTGCCAATGCTTGAATTCAGAATCTATAAATACCCAATGTTCGCATTATCATCTGCTATTTCTATCGTGATTGCGATGGCGATGTTCTCGGCGATGATCTTAATGCCGATTTATATTCAAACGATTCGTGGTATATCGCCAATGGAATCTGGTTTATTAATGCTTCCAGGTGCATTAGTAATGGGGGTTATGTCTCCAATTACTGGTCGATTGTTTGATAAATATGGTGCGAAGGTATTAGCGATTCTTGGTTTAACGATTACGACAGCAACAACTTTCTTCTTTAGTAATATTAGCATGGACACTGCTTATTCAACTTTGGTTATTCTTTATACATTTAGAATGTTTGGGATGTCCATGGTAATGATGCCGGTCATGACAAATGGTTTAAATCAGTTGCCTGCTGCGAACTATCCAGATGGTACAGCAATGAATAATACGTTACAGCAAGTGTCAGGTGCGATCGGTTCCGCATTGTTAATTACGATCATGAATAAGCGTACCGAATCAAGTGCAACAGATATTGTTCAGGAAAACATTGCTGCCGGTAACTTAGATCCAAGCCAAGTAACAGGTGGAGCAGAACAAAGTATTCCTCAGGAACTAATTAATCAGGCGATGTTAAACGGAATTAACTTTACCTTCTTCATCTCGACCTTTATTGCGGCAGTTGCGTTGGTATTAGCGTTCTTTATCAAACGAGTGAAATCAACTCCACAACAAAAAGAAGAGCAACCCGCAGAAACAAAGATAGAGCAAGTTGCAGTAGAATAA